The proteins below come from a single Dermatophilaceae bacterium Soc4.6 genomic window:
- a CDS encoding helix-hairpin-helix domain-containing protein produces the protein MPRRPPPTTVADRLTALLELPAAPEGALDPAPGDRPDGGWVPSAPDPEFDPDPDPDVDVDDDDDDDEWGGGGASTGGDAPPGAARGGRHRAPATGPRLVTVPVSLDRARAAVSWPAAVGVVALLVVAIAVFAVRVGAARAAGQPRPADVTESTQLTRTATPTGFPPAGAASSTTAGQHSPASSASTPGDVVVATSTHVVVDVAGLVLRPGVRSLAGGARVTDALAAAGGPRPGADLTRLNLARVLVDGERLYVPAPGQEPPPLLGPVAPGGGGGAGSGGGGSGGGGAGSPPTGASGPVGLNTADLGALDGLPGVGPVLAQRILDWRTAHGRFSSVDELGEVSGIGDKVLATLRPLVTL, from the coding sequence ATGCCGCGTCGACCCCCGCCCACCACCGTCGCCGACCGCCTGACCGCCCTGCTCGAGCTGCCCGCCGCGCCGGAGGGGGCGCTCGACCCCGCGCCGGGGGATCGCCCGGATGGAGGGTGGGTGCCGTCGGCACCGGACCCCGAATTCGACCCCGACCCCGACCCCGATGTCGATGTCGATGACGATGATGATGACGACGAGTGGGGCGGCGGGGGCGCGAGCACGGGCGGAGACGCTCCTCCCGGCGCGGCTCGGGGCGGGCGGCACCGCGCTCCGGCAACCGGCCCGCGACTGGTGACGGTCCCGGTCTCGCTCGACCGGGCGAGGGCCGCAGTCTCCTGGCCCGCGGCCGTCGGCGTGGTGGCCCTGCTCGTGGTGGCCATTGCCGTGTTCGCGGTGCGGGTGGGGGCCGCGCGAGCGGCTGGGCAGCCGCGTCCGGCCGACGTGACCGAATCCACGCAGCTGACCCGCACCGCGACGCCGACCGGCTTCCCTCCCGCCGGTGCTGCCTCCTCGACGACCGCGGGCCAGCATTCTCCTGCGTCCTCGGCGTCGACGCCCGGGGACGTGGTCGTGGCCACGTCGACGCATGTGGTCGTCGACGTGGCCGGTCTGGTGCTCCGGCCGGGTGTGCGGTCCTTGGCCGGGGGCGCCCGGGTGACCGATGCCCTCGCGGCTGCGGGTGGTCCCAGGCCCGGCGCCGACCTGACCCGGCTCAACCTGGCCCGGGTCCTCGTCGACGGAGAGCGGCTCTACGTGCCGGCCCCCGGTCAGGAGCCGCCACCGCTGCTGGGCCCGGTCGCACCGGGCGGCGGTGGTGGTGCCGGGTCAGGAGGGGGAGGGTCAGGAGGGGGCGGAGCCGGCTCGCCGCCGACGGGGGCGTCTGGTCCCGTCGGCCTCAACACGGCCGACCTCGGCGCGCTCGACGGGTTGCCGGGCGTCGGTCCGGTGCTGGCTCAACGGATCCTCGACTGGCGCACCGCGCACGGCAGGTTCAGCAGCGTCGACGAGCTCGGCGAGGTGAGCGGCATCGGCGACAAGGTGCTGGCCACCCTGCGTCCGCTCGTCACGCTGTGA
- a CDS encoding hotdog domain-containing protein: protein MTSYLRTVTDADTAERLGSGDMPVLATPRLINWCERAAFTEAAADLEEGQTTVGTTVRIDHVKGTPVGATVTVSCSKPRNDGRRLIFHVKVVDESGEVVAKGEVHRSIVDRDRFLRRLSAAVAPTAADA from the coding sequence ATGACTTCCTACCTGCGCACCGTGACCGACGCCGACACCGCCGAGCGTCTGGGCAGTGGCGACATGCCCGTGCTCGCCACCCCCCGCCTGATCAACTGGTGCGAGCGGGCCGCCTTTACCGAGGCGGCCGCCGACCTCGAGGAGGGTCAGACGACCGTGGGCACCACCGTGCGGATCGACCACGTCAAGGGCACCCCGGTCGGGGCGACGGTGACGGTCAGCTGCTCCAAGCCGCGCAACGACGGCCGACGACTGATCTTCCACGTCAAGGTCGTGGACGAGTCGGGCGAGGTCGTCGCCAAGGGCGAGGTGCACCGCTCCATCGTCGACCGCGACCGCTTCCTGCGGCGCCTGTCAGCAGCCGTGGCACCCACCGCTGCAGACGCCTGA
- a CDS encoding histidine phosphatase family protein → MTSRHLVVMRHGETDDNAAGIWQGHRDSRLSATGREQARLAAPVVAALRPSVVVSSDLRRAADTADAVAARLGVPVTRDARLREIDVGRWGGRTAAEVRESDPATLLALSKGIDARRGHSGETVAELALRARAAADEVVAALAPGQTGLIVCHGITSRALVASLVGLDQMQAGRVLRGLDNCHWARVSEAGRAGGDAGPPPWRIEQWNIGGGAVADEPAASWSPTDLGGGHANG, encoded by the coding sequence GTGACGAGCCGCCACCTCGTGGTCATGCGCCACGGGGAGACCGACGACAACGCTGCTGGCATCTGGCAGGGCCACCGCGACAGCCGGCTGTCCGCCACCGGTCGGGAGCAGGCCCGGCTGGCGGCGCCGGTGGTGGCGGCGCTGCGGCCGAGCGTCGTCGTGTCGTCGGACCTTCGTCGAGCAGCCGACACGGCCGACGCCGTGGCCGCCCGGCTCGGGGTGCCCGTGACCCGTGACGCCCGCCTGCGGGAGATCGATGTGGGGCGGTGGGGAGGCCGGACCGCGGCCGAGGTGCGCGAGTCCGATCCGGCGACCCTCCTAGCGCTCTCGAAGGGGATCGACGCACGGCGTGGTCACTCGGGAGAGACGGTCGCCGAGCTCGCGTTGCGCGCCCGCGCGGCGGCCGACGAGGTGGTCGCCGCGCTGGCTCCCGGCCAGACCGGTCTGATCGTGTGCCACGGCATCACCTCGCGGGCCCTCGTGGCCTCGCTCGTCGGCCTCGACCAGATGCAGGCCGGGCGGGTCCTTCGCGGGCTCGACAACTGCCACTGGGCGCGGGTGAGCGAGGCCGGCCGAGCCGGCGGCGACGCTGGCCCGCCGCCGTGGCGGATCGAGCAGTGGAACATCGGCGGCGGTGCCGTCGCCGACGAGCCCGCGGCGTCCTGGTCACCCACCGATTTGGGCGGTGGGCACGCCAATGGCTAA
- a CDS encoding LysR family transcriptional regulator, producing the protein MLDAAAMRVMRAISDEGSFTGAAVSLGYSQPAISQMVRRLEQRLGTVLVERIGRNVRLTEAGQVLARHAVGVLSALDAAEEEVAAIAGLRSGRVRLMAFPSSSATLVPRALSLVKQRFPDVTVTFSEGEPPESIAALRAGECDLAVAFAYQGDDLGRPDDLDQFVSTPLLEDEVRLAVPRDHPLAGAGEVDLSAFAAESWIAGCPRCRGHLLALAHGSGFTPTVSFETEDYVAVLGLVGAGLGVALVPDLILAAAKNSEVATLSLKPASRRTITVVTTEDLQRVPAVRATLDALAESAAAHALATSSAPRA; encoded by the coding sequence ATGTTGGATGCTGCGGCCATGCGTGTCATGCGGGCGATCTCCGACGAGGGCAGCTTCACCGGCGCGGCAGTGAGTCTCGGATACTCCCAGCCGGCCATCTCGCAGATGGTGCGCCGCCTGGAGCAACGGCTCGGCACGGTGCTGGTCGAGCGGATCGGGCGCAACGTGCGGCTCACCGAAGCCGGTCAGGTGCTCGCCCGGCATGCCGTCGGGGTGCTGTCGGCTCTCGATGCTGCCGAGGAGGAGGTGGCCGCGATCGCCGGGCTGCGCTCCGGGCGGGTGCGGCTCATGGCCTTCCCCTCGTCGTCGGCCACGCTCGTGCCCCGTGCCCTCTCCCTGGTGAAGCAGCGCTTTCCCGACGTCACGGTCACCTTCAGCGAGGGTGAGCCGCCGGAGTCGATCGCGGCTCTGCGCGCCGGCGAGTGCGACCTCGCGGTGGCGTTCGCCTACCAGGGCGACGACCTCGGGCGGCCCGACGACCTCGACCAGTTCGTCAGCACACCCCTGCTGGAGGACGAGGTGAGGCTCGCGGTGCCCCGCGACCACCCGCTCGCCGGGGCCGGCGAGGTCGACCTCTCGGCCTTCGCTGCCGAGTCCTGGATCGCCGGGTGCCCGCGGTGTCGCGGTCACCTCCTCGCCCTTGCTCACGGCTCCGGCTTCACCCCGACCGTGTCGTTCGAGACCGAGGACTACGTGGCCGTGCTCGGCCTGGTCGGGGCCGGCCTCGGGGTCGCCCTCGTGCCCGACCTGATCCTCGCAGCCGCCAAGAACTCCGAGGTCGCGACGCTCTCGCTCAAGCCCGCCTCCCGACGCACGATCACTGTCGTCACCACCGAGGACCTGCAGCGGGTGCCGGCGGTGCGCGCCACCCTCGACGCCCTCGCCGAGAGCGCCGCCGCCCACGCGCTGGCCACCTCCTCCGCGCCCCGCGCCTAG
- a CDS encoding DegV family protein, translated as MSIAVVTDSTAYLPRELLAAAASPITVVPLHVVIGGADLRDRVEVSIQDLASALRSFTPVSTSRPTPQAFLDCYEQLAAEGATGVVSVHLSSDMSGTVQSARLAAGQAPLTVEVVDSRSLGMAMGFAVLAAARRAADGGTVAEVAAVATARAAGASVAFYVDTLEHLRRGGRIGAASALLGSALAIKPILTLRAGSIEPLERVRTSSRALARLAELALDAAKRATTVVDVAIQHLDSAPRAEALAEQLRGAVPPDRLGELVVGELGAVVGAHVGPGTLAVVVSPRLA; from the coding sequence GTGAGCATCGCCGTCGTCACCGACTCCACGGCCTACCTGCCGCGCGAGCTCCTGGCGGCCGCGGCGTCGCCGATCACGGTCGTGCCCCTGCACGTCGTCATCGGGGGGGCCGACCTGCGAGACCGGGTCGAGGTCTCCATACAGGACCTGGCGTCGGCCCTGCGGTCCTTCACCCCGGTGAGCACCTCCCGGCCGACGCCCCAGGCGTTCCTCGACTGCTACGAGCAGCTCGCGGCCGAGGGAGCCACCGGGGTCGTGTCGGTACACCTGTCATCCGACATGTCCGGCACCGTGCAGTCGGCCCGGCTCGCGGCGGGGCAGGCCCCCCTCACCGTCGAGGTGGTCGACTCGCGCTCCCTCGGGATGGCGATGGGCTTCGCCGTGCTCGCGGCCGCCCGACGCGCGGCCGACGGGGGCACGGTGGCCGAGGTGGCGGCGGTCGCCACCGCCCGAGCCGCCGGGGCGAGCGTGGCCTTCTACGTCGACACGCTCGAGCACCTGCGCCGGGGCGGCCGCATCGGCGCGGCCTCGGCGCTGCTGGGCTCCGCCCTCGCCATCAAGCCGATCCTCACCCTGCGGGCCGGGTCGATCGAGCCACTCGAGCGGGTGCGCACCTCGAGCCGAGCGCTGGCCCGGCTGGCCGAGCTGGCCCTCGACGCGGCCAAGCGCGCGACCACGGTCGTCGACGTCGCCATCCAGCACCTCGACTCGGCCCCCCGGGCGGAGGCCCTGGCCGAGCAGCTGCGCGGGGCCGTACCGCCCGACCGGCTGGGTGAGCTCGTCGTCGGCGAGCTCGGCGCGGTCGTCGGGGCGCACGTCGGCCCGGGCACCCTCGCCGTCGTGGTGAGCCCCCGGCTGGCCTGA
- a CDS encoding class I tRNA ligase family protein, with protein sequence MSEETPYRYSAALAQEIETRWQDRWLRDGTFEAPNPAGPWADPAGVAALGEKLVVLDMFPYPSGAGLHVGHPLGYIATDVYSRFHRMLGRNVMHCLGFDAFGLPAEQYAVQTGQHPRLTTEANMVTMRRQLRRLGLGFDERRSYATIDPEYYRWTQWIFTQIWGAWYDPEVVRADGSQGAARPIAELVDALVAGTRSVPELRGRAWSDLTSAEQGTLLDGYRLAYTSEAPVNWCPGLGTVLSNEEVTNDGRSERGNYPVFRRSLRQWMMRITSYADRLADDLDRVDWPDKVKAMQRNWIGRSQGAQVRFAVVGGVEEIEVFTTRPDTLFGATFMVLAPEHPLLETIVPVAWPEGTKEVWKGGEVVGADETASPGEAVASYRRASSRRSDVERQMDDKAKTGVFTGAFATNPLTGEAIPVFVADYVLMGYGTGAIMAVPAQDERDWAYAVAYELPIVRTVQPSQGHPHDRAFTGDGPAINSANADVSLDGLGVAEAKSLVIEHLEARGIGEGTVNYRLRDWLFSRQRYWGEPFPVVYDEDGVAHAVPDSMLPVELPDVPDYSPKTYAPDDADSLPEPPLSRVPEWVEVTLDLGDGRGERRYRRETNTMPNWAGSCWYYLRYLDPSNDETFVDPANERYWVGPQATPVAGAPAGASDPGGVDLYVGGVEHAVLHLLYARFWHKVLFDLGHVSSEEPFRRYFSQGYIQAHAYQDARGQYVEAREVEERGTGDDVTYTFHGEPVQREYGKIGKSLKNSVSPDEMYDAYGADTFRVYEMSMGPLELSKPWETRAVVGAQRFLQRLWRNAIDEQSGELVVVDVEPDRAIDVALHKTIAGVREDYEQLRFNTALAKLIELNNAVTKLEAVPRAVIEPMVVMLAPMAPHIAEELWQRLGHEGGVTFVPFPVADPALLVDDEVTCVIQIKGKVRDRVEVAAGISEDDLRELVLAREKVVAATPDGIRTVIVRAPRLVNIVPL encoded by the coding sequence ATGAGCGAGGAGACTCCCTACCGCTACAGCGCCGCGCTGGCCCAGGAGATCGAGACCAGGTGGCAGGACCGCTGGCTGCGTGACGGCACCTTCGAGGCGCCGAACCCGGCCGGCCCATGGGCCGACCCGGCTGGCGTCGCAGCGCTCGGTGAGAAGCTCGTCGTGCTCGACATGTTCCCCTACCCCAGTGGCGCGGGCCTGCACGTCGGGCACCCCCTGGGCTACATCGCGACCGACGTCTACTCGCGCTTCCACCGCATGCTCGGCCGCAACGTCATGCACTGCCTGGGCTTCGACGCCTTCGGCCTGCCGGCGGAGCAGTATGCCGTGCAGACCGGCCAGCACCCGCGGCTGACGACCGAGGCCAACATGGTCACCATGCGTCGTCAGCTGCGACGGTTGGGGCTCGGCTTCGACGAGCGGCGCAGCTACGCGACGATCGACCCGGAGTACTACCGCTGGACGCAGTGGATCTTCACCCAGATCTGGGGTGCCTGGTACGACCCCGAGGTGGTGCGCGCCGACGGCAGTCAGGGTGCGGCGCGCCCCATCGCCGAGCTGGTCGACGCCCTCGTCGCCGGCACCCGGTCGGTGCCCGAGCTGCGGGGACGGGCGTGGAGCGACCTCACCTCGGCCGAGCAGGGCACGCTCCTCGACGGCTACCGGCTGGCCTACACCTCGGAGGCGCCGGTGAACTGGTGCCCGGGGCTGGGCACGGTGCTGTCCAACGAGGAGGTCACCAACGACGGCCGCTCGGAGCGGGGCAACTACCCCGTCTTCCGCCGCAGCCTGCGTCAGTGGATGATGCGCATCACCTCGTATGCCGACCGGCTGGCCGACGACCTCGACCGGGTCGACTGGCCCGACAAGGTCAAAGCCATGCAGCGCAACTGGATCGGGCGCTCGCAGGGAGCGCAGGTGCGCTTCGCGGTCGTCGGCGGGGTCGAGGAGATCGAAGTCTTCACGACGCGACCCGACACCCTCTTCGGGGCGACCTTCATGGTGCTGGCGCCCGAGCACCCCCTGCTCGAGACGATCGTGCCCGTGGCCTGGCCAGAGGGCACCAAGGAGGTCTGGAAGGGCGGCGAGGTCGTCGGTGCCGACGAGACGGCGTCTCCGGGCGAGGCGGTGGCCTCGTACCGGAGGGCGAGCTCGCGTCGCAGCGACGTCGAGCGGCAGATGGACGACAAGGCCAAGACGGGGGTCTTCACGGGAGCATTCGCCACCAATCCCCTGACGGGAGAGGCGATCCCGGTCTTCGTGGCCGACTACGTGCTCATGGGCTACGGCACCGGGGCGATCATGGCGGTGCCGGCGCAGGACGAGCGCGACTGGGCCTACGCCGTGGCCTACGAGCTGCCGATCGTGCGCACGGTGCAGCCGTCGCAGGGGCACCCGCACGACCGGGCCTTCACCGGTGACGGGCCAGCGATCAACTCCGCCAACGCCGATGTCTCGCTCGACGGGCTGGGCGTGGCCGAGGCGAAGTCGCTCGTCATCGAGCACCTCGAGGCGCGGGGCATCGGCGAGGGCACCGTCAACTACCGGCTGCGCGACTGGCTCTTCAGCCGCCAGCGCTACTGGGGCGAGCCGTTCCCCGTGGTCTACGACGAGGACGGCGTCGCGCACGCCGTGCCCGACTCGATGCTGCCCGTCGAGCTGCCCGACGTGCCCGACTACTCGCCCAAGACCTACGCGCCGGACGACGCCGACAGCCTGCCCGAGCCGCCGCTGTCCCGCGTCCCCGAGTGGGTCGAGGTGACGCTCGACCTCGGTGACGGGCGTGGCGAGCGCCGCTACCGCCGCGAGACCAACACCATGCCCAACTGGGCCGGATCCTGTTGGTACTACCTGCGATACCTCGATCCCTCCAACGACGAGACCTTCGTCGACCCGGCCAACGAGCGCTACTGGGTCGGGCCCCAGGCGACCCCTGTGGCCGGTGCGCCGGCGGGGGCGAGCGACCCCGGTGGCGTCGACCTCTACGTCGGTGGCGTCGAGCACGCGGTGCTGCACCTGCTCTACGCGCGCTTCTGGCACAAGGTGCTCTTCGACCTCGGGCACGTCTCGAGCGAGGAGCCGTTCCGGCGCTACTTCTCGCAGGGCTACATCCAGGCCCATGCCTACCAGGACGCCCGGGGGCAGTACGTCGAGGCCCGTGAGGTGGAGGAGCGCGGGACCGGTGACGACGTGACCTACACGTTCCACGGTGAGCCCGTGCAGCGCGAGTACGGCAAGATCGGCAAGTCGCTGAAGAACTCCGTCAGCCCCGACGAGATGTACGACGCCTACGGCGCCGACACCTTCCGCGTCTACGAGATGTCGATGGGGCCGCTCGAGCTGAGCAAGCCGTGGGAGACGCGGGCGGTCGTGGGGGCGCAGCGGTTCCTGCAACGTCTGTGGCGCAACGCGATCGACGAGCAGTCGGGCGAGCTGGTCGTCGTCGATGTCGAGCCCGACCGGGCGATCGACGTCGCGTTGCACAAGACCATCGCGGGGGTGCGTGAGGACTACGAGCAGCTGCGCTTCAACACGGCGCTGGCCAAGCTCATCGAGCTCAACAACGCCGTGACCAAGCTCGAGGCGGTGCCACGCGCCGTGATCGAGCCCATGGTCGTCATGCTCGCGCCGATGGCTCCGCACATCGCCGAGGAGCTGTGGCAGCGGCTCGGCCATGAAGGGGGCGTGACCTTCGTGCCCTTCCCGGTCGCCGACCCGGCGCTGCTCGTCGACGACGAGGTCACCTGCGTCATCCAGATCAAGGGCAAGGTCCGTGACCGGGTCGAGGTCGCGGCCGGCATCAGCGAGGACGACCTTCGAGAGCTCGTGCTCGCCCGCGAGAAGGTCGTCGCCGCCACGCCCGACGGCATCCGCACCGTCATCGTGCGGGCGCCGAGACTGGTCAACATCGTGCCCCTGTGA
- a CDS encoding glycerol-3-phosphate acyltransferase has product MTGWGSMLGGLVVLAVAAGVSFLVGSVNPATIVARLRGRDLAGAGSGNPGATNAGRVLGARWGVVVGVLDVAKGLVPTVIALHLAGPVAASVVGVAAVLGHVWSPFLRGRGGKGVATTLGVVLGVLPWFALVMLAVFVVVVATTRWVAGASVTAAAVLVLLGLAAGPGWTGPLGGRGWSTTVFAVVLAAVVLVRHRRNLQGWWHLRRER; this is encoded by the coding sequence ATGACGGGGTGGGGATCGATGCTGGGAGGGCTGGTCGTCCTCGCGGTCGCGGCGGGGGTCTCCTTCCTCGTGGGGTCGGTCAACCCCGCGACCATCGTGGCCCGTCTGCGGGGTCGGGACCTCGCGGGCGCCGGGTCGGGCAACCCTGGAGCCACCAACGCCGGTCGAGTCCTGGGGGCGCGATGGGGGGTCGTCGTCGGGGTGCTCGACGTGGCCAAGGGCCTGGTGCCGACGGTGATCGCCCTGCACCTGGCCGGGCCGGTCGCAGCCAGTGTCGTGGGTGTCGCGGCCGTCCTCGGCCACGTCTGGTCGCCCTTCCTGCGCGGCCGCGGCGGCAAGGGGGTGGCCACGACGCTCGGGGTGGTCCTCGGGGTGCTGCCGTGGTTCGCCCTCGTGATGCTCGCGGTCTTCGTCGTCGTCGTGGCCACGACGCGGTGGGTGGCCGGGGCATCCGTCACGGCGGCCGCGGTGCTGGTGCTGCTCGGCCTGGCGGCCGGCCCGGGGTGGACCGGGCCTCTGGGTGGCCGGGGCTGGAGCACCACCGTGTTCGCGGTGGTCCTGGCGGCAGTCGTGCTGGTGCGGCACCGGCGCAACCTGCAGGGCTGGTGGCACCTGCGACGGGAGCGCTGA
- the rsfS gene encoding ribosome silencing factor, giving the protein MTASPRALSLAKTAAAAAEDKVAHDVIALDVTGHLALTDVFVIASADSERQVGAVVDEIEDRLRDIGAKPLRREGQREGRWVLIDFGDIVVHVQHEEEREFYQLERLWKDCPLIDLSVADAT; this is encoded by the coding sequence GTGACCGCCTCACCCCGCGCCCTGTCCCTCGCGAAGACCGCTGCCGCTGCCGCCGAGGACAAGGTGGCGCACGACGTCATCGCCCTCGACGTCACCGGCCACCTCGCCCTCACCGACGTCTTCGTCATCGCCTCGGCCGACAGCGAGCGCCAGGTCGGCGCCGTGGTCGACGAGATCGAGGACCGGCTGCGCGACATCGGGGCCAAGCCGCTGCGCCGTGAGGGCCAGCGGGAGGGTCGCTGGGTCCTCATCGACTTCGGTGACATCGTCGTGCACGTGCAGCACGAGGAGGAGCGCGAGTTCTACCAGCTCGAGCGACTCTGGAAGGACTGCCCCCTGATCGACCTGTCGGTCGCCGACGCGACCTGA
- a CDS encoding ComEC/Rec2 family competence protein — MTGSGLTGSGLTGSVATSTGLDDDVEPPVLVERHTDVRLLVPALVAWAVVAYLLGQPASTAVVVAAATGVALGVVTWRRRRLERWGALVALSCGAVLLAVTAVIAWTAVRESGPVRELAQEQAVVSVVATVATDPHPVAGGPGAGGTGSAGSTSADLGAGPRPFVVLTLDLHEVTGRGSTTAVQCPVLLIGPPELMSLHWHEVVRLTGRLGSTDDPADDVVAVLAARGPVEVTGRPGLVDRSAEVVRGRFATATARLPSDARGLLPGLVIGDTTRTPADLRAAMQATGMTHLSAVSGSNVSFVLGAALWLCGWLGVGRRWRPLVALVLLLGFVVLVRPEPSVVRAAAMGSVGLLGLSVSRRREGVPALAGAVLALLVWDPWLARSFGFVLSTLATLGLLLLAAPWGTALGRRLPPRFAGLGPALAVPLAAQAVCGPVIVLLQGSVSVVGVATNLLAGPLVAPATIVGVATAALSVVSTGLASWLAWVPALPTLGIAWVARVGARVPWGAVPWPSGAAGACALAVLSVTVVLCGPWVVHHSRRRPLVACACGVLGLASGAPTTSMAWPPPDWRYVMCDVGQGDAMVLRSAEGAVVVVDAGPDPVLVDGCLARLGVSAVDAVLITHDHADHVDGLNGVLEGRTVGRVLTTPLEAPPMQAAEVGREASANRVPMQHLYADDRLSWPGITARVWWPARIIHAGSEPNNASLVLTVEVDGLRLLLLGDVEREAAAEVLRRLRGDPAALAGGFDVVKVAHHGSSNRDDGLYAAAAAPLALISVGAGNDYGHPAPSTVALLERDGFRVLRTDLVGDIAVTGQRGHVSVATQSGG; from the coding sequence ATGACGGGCTCGGGCCTGACGGGCTCGGGCCTGACGGGCTCCGTGGCGACGTCGACGGGTCTGGACGACGACGTGGAGCCGCCGGTGCTGGTGGAGCGGCACACCGACGTGCGTCTGCTCGTCCCGGCCCTCGTGGCCTGGGCCGTCGTGGCGTACCTGCTCGGTCAGCCTGCGTCGACCGCCGTGGTCGTCGCCGCCGCGACGGGCGTCGCCCTGGGTGTCGTGACGTGGCGGCGACGACGGCTGGAGCGGTGGGGCGCCCTGGTCGCCCTCAGCTGCGGAGCAGTGCTGCTCGCCGTCACCGCGGTGATCGCCTGGACCGCGGTGCGCGAGAGCGGCCCGGTCCGTGAGCTCGCGCAGGAGCAGGCGGTGGTGTCGGTCGTGGCGACGGTCGCCACCGATCCTCACCCGGTGGCGGGTGGCCCTGGGGCGGGTGGCACTGGCTCTGCGGGGAGCACGTCGGCAGACCTGGGAGCGGGGCCTCGCCCCTTCGTCGTCCTCACCCTCGACCTGCACGAGGTGACGGGGCGGGGGTCCACGACGGCCGTGCAGTGCCCCGTCCTGCTCATCGGGCCGCCCGAGCTGATGAGCCTGCACTGGCACGAGGTCGTGCGGCTCACTGGGCGGTTGGGGTCGACCGACGACCCGGCTGACGACGTGGTCGCTGTCCTCGCCGCCCGGGGACCGGTCGAGGTGACCGGGCGGCCCGGCCTCGTCGACCGGTCGGCCGAGGTGGTGCGAGGTCGGTTCGCCACCGCGACCGCGCGACTGCCGTCCGATGCTCGTGGCCTGCTGCCGGGGCTGGTCATCGGGGACACCACCCGCACCCCGGCCGACCTCAGAGCGGCGATGCAGGCCACTGGTATGACCCACCTCAGTGCGGTCAGCGGCAGCAACGTCTCCTTCGTGCTGGGCGCGGCCCTCTGGCTCTGCGGCTGGCTGGGGGTGGGGCGGCGGTGGCGCCCCCTGGTGGCGCTGGTCCTTCTGCTCGGCTTCGTCGTGCTCGTGCGTCCCGAGCCCAGCGTGGTGCGTGCCGCGGCGATGGGCTCGGTGGGTCTGCTCGGCCTCAGCGTGTCGCGCCGTCGTGAGGGCGTGCCGGCGCTCGCGGGCGCCGTGCTCGCCCTGCTGGTGTGGGACCCGTGGCTGGCGCGGTCGTTCGGCTTCGTGCTCTCGACCCTGGCGACCCTCGGGCTCCTCCTGCTGGCCGCTCCGTGGGGGACCGCCCTCGGCCGACGGCTCCCTCCCCGGTTCGCCGGGCTCGGGCCGGCGCTCGCGGTGCCCCTCGCCGCCCAGGCGGTGTGCGGGCCGGTCATCGTGCTGCTGCAGGGCTCGGTGTCGGTCGTCGGAGTCGCCACCAACCTGCTCGCCGGGCCCCTCGTCGCACCGGCGACCATCGTCGGGGTGGCGACTGCCGCCCTGTCGGTGGTCTCGACCGGGCTGGCGTCGTGGTTGGCGTGGGTGCCCGCGCTCCCGACCCTGGGCATCGCGTGGGTCGCCCGCGTCGGCGCCCGGGTGCCCTGGGGTGCCGTGCCCTGGCCGTCCGGAGCGGCGGGCGCCTGCGCGCTGGCCGTCCTCAGCGTCACGGTCGTCCTGTGCGGGCCCTGGGTGGTGCACCACTCCCGGCGGCGGCCGCTGGTGGCCTGCGCGTGCGGGGTGCTCGGCCTGGCCAGTGGTGCGCCCACGACGTCGATGGCCTGGCCGCCTCCTGACTGGCGCTACGTCATGTGCGACGTCGGGCAGGGTGACGCGATGGTGCTGCGCAGCGCCGAGGGCGCGGTGGTGGTGGTCGATGCCGGACCCGACCCCGTCCTGGTCGACGGGTGCCTCGCCCGACTGGGGGTGAGCGCCGTCGACGCCGTGCTAATCACCCACGACCACGCCGACCACGTCGACGGACTGAACGGTGTCCTCGAGGGCCGGACCGTCGGGCGCGTCCTCACCACGCCGCTGGAGGCGCCGCCGATGCAGGCCGCCGAGGTCGGGCGCGAGGCGTCCGCCAACCGGGTCCCGATGCAGCACCTCTACGCCGACGACCGCCTCTCCTGGCCAGGGATCACCGCCCGGGTGTGGTGGCCCGCGCGGATCATCCACGCGGGCTCCGAGCCCAACAACGCGTCGCTGGTGCTCACCGTCGAGGTCGACGGTCTGCGCCTGCTGCTGCTCGGCGACGTCGAGCGCGAGGCCGCGGCGGAGGTGCTGCGCCGGCTCCGCGGCGACCCCGCCGCCCTCGCCGGTGGCTTCGACGTGGTCAAGGTCGCCCACCACGGCTCCTCCAACCGCGACGACGGGCTGTATGCCGCGGCCGCCGCACCGCTGGCCCTGATCAGCGTGGGCGCGGGCAACGACTACGGGCACCCGGCGCCGAGCACGGTGGCGCTGCTCGAGCGAGACGGCTTCCGGGTGCTGCGCACCGATCTCGTCGGTGACATCGCGGTCACGGGTCAGCGGGGGCACGTGTCGGTGGCGACCCAGTCGGGCGGCTAG